In a single window of the Botrytis cinerea B05.10 chromosome 12, complete sequence genome:
- the Bcemw1 gene encoding Bcemw1 produces MSFASDLSTGGKGGTLDAILFNLEQLKELEAVSEIVTDYLNGDYKAVLRTPTAQILIQILAENVNLSKEDQTLALKDANLQNREVILYTFITGLAAFNAFLQTNVTGPSVDFGDVFQSSEWNADELREKCLRSLDVDGVSVYQFIPKVELFCLARYIFTTVFPRRSWVKTWDCKWMRIRINAYHQRLLSGYSMNGRMSDSTVLQDLIEQDLKDLESEVLVEESPFGTDAKVMFLLEKAQIYIMEGLDLKARENVKKASEVSGFEYALSGALGKRTKFQQTDISQLVVFAKSREDDASTKVVEPAEKSEESVPSSDVEQESTTGPQALELNDDTLLESIEFAKTPSDKVDNSNLPAALAGMKPDEQPQLHPLDQIALLTEATLKDTLSPLDKLNSEEILPYAVRVLSDKPTNWQIYTQALLVRSRIEAHRSRTQERSVLQLQVIVDQIIADTQESTPTADADGVPQIQVTSFLPRAKAGESAPVTERLRYVNQLNTPTRWEIETELAFAWSNAGSLVSALEIFKRLKMWAEVALCYHSVAQEDKARQIVRRQLYYSSQGPEMDKYDIDADAVVKEQWDGEMRTPPPPHAPRLWCILGDLDQDPTCWQRAWEISKNRYARAQRTLGDYYTRKNDLTAAREAYLASVVVNRQNNDTWSRLGDIDLKTGNWDGAVIAFQQSIMIDDTDAKTYSNLGSALLSKHDELVSLQKIAKKEEASTDIPDDEEIEFSLDKSDKSNDPKEILRQALMAYKRGAAIAHNNWKIWDNVITIATRMSPPAFPEILMGLRNILRIRAPNVGEYAIDMDILSSLVIEVVSRDKTDEVGSSGETGIWVPKRGTLARAVIEMMDRDIVPLITKRVELYEMVEKLRLWQRDYKGALEAAEKAWRMSMNEEGWLEKEDLWMSVVGTTERLVGAYENFGEEGKWKGKARSAVRGVMGKGKDFWEGTKGWETLEGLMEELKA; encoded by the coding sequence aTGTCTTTTGCCTCAGATCTGTCTACCGGCGGCAAAGGTGGTACACTGGATGCTATATTGTTCAATTTAGAGCAGTTAAAGGAACTTGAAGCTGTATCGGAAATTGTCACAGATTATCTCAATGGAGATTACAAAGCCGTCCTTCGCACCCCCACTGCGCAAATCCTGATACAAATCTTAGCAGAGAATGTTAATCTTTCCAAAGAGGATCAAACTCTTGCTCTCAAAGATGCAAATCTTCAGAATCGGGAGGTCATTCTTTATACATTCATCACGGGATTGGCTGCGTTCAACGCATTCCTCCAGACGAACGTTACGGGTCCTTCAGTGGACTTTGGAGATGTTTTTCAAAGCTCGGAATGGAATGCTGATGAGCTGAGAGAAAAATGTTTGAGGAGcttggatgtggatggtgtGAGTGTTTATCAGTTTATTCCCAAGGTGGAATTGTTTTGTCTGGCGAGGTATATCTTTACTACTGTTTTCCCGAGACGTTCTTGGGTAAAAACTTGGGACTGTAAGTGGATGAGGATTAGAATCAATGCTTATCATCAACGATTGTTGAGTGGATATTCGATGAACGGCAGAATGAGTGATTCGACGGTTTTGCAGGATCTGATTGAACAAGACttgaaggatttggaaagtGAGGTGTTGGTCGAGGAGAGTCCGTTTGGAACGGATGCGAAGGTTATGTTTTTGTTGGAAAAAGCTCAAATTTATATCATGgaaggattggatttgaaagCCAGAGAGAATGTGAAGAAAGCTAGTGAGGTTTCAGGATTTGAGTATGCTCTTTCTGGAGCTTTGGGCAAGAGGACAAAGTTTCAGCAGACTGATATTTCCCAATTGGTTGTTTTTGCAAAGAGTAGAGAAGATGATGCGAGTACCAAGGTTGTGGAACCGGCTGAAAAATCGGAGGAAAGCGTTCCGTCATCTGATGTCGAGCAGGAAAGCACAACTGGTCCTCAAGCATTGGAATTGAACGATGATACATTATTGGAATCTATTGAGTTTGCCAAAACACCATCTGACAAAGTGGATAACTCCAATTTGCCAGCAGCTTTAGCTGGTATGAAACCAGATGAGCAACCACAACTTCATCCTCTGGACCAAATTGCTCTGTTAACGGAAGCTACTCTCAAAGATACTCTGTCTCCTCTTGACAAGTTGAATAGCGAAGAGATTCTGCCATACGCTGTTCGTGTTCTCTCAGATAAACCCACGAATTGGCAAATCTATACACAAGCTCTCTTAGTCCGAAGTAGAATTGAAGCTCACAGATCCAGAACTCAAGAAAGATCTGTTCTTCAACTCCAGGTCATCGTGGATCAAATTATTGCAGATACACAAGAATCTACACCAACAGCAGATGCCGACGGAGTACCACAGATCCAAGTaacttctttccttccacGAGCCAAAGCCGGCGAATCTGCGCCGGTTACCGAGAGATTGAGATACGTCAATCAACTTAACACACCCACAAGATGGGAAATCGAAACCGAACTTGCATTCGCATGGTCCAATGCCGGCTCCCTCGTTAGTGCTCTCGAAATCTTCAAGAGACTAAAGATGTGGGCCGAAGTAGCATTATGTTATCATTCCGTCGCCCAAGAAGACAAAGCCCGACAAATCGTCCGAAGACAACTCTACTACTCTTCCCAAGGTCCAGAAATGGACAAATACGACATCGACGCCGATGCTGTCGTCAAGGAACAatgggatggagagatgcgcactccccctccaccccaTGCACCCCGTCTCTGGTGTATTCTCGGAGATCTCGACCAAGATCCAACCTGCTGGCAACGCGCGTGGGAAATTTCTAAGAACCGTTATGCACGTGCTCAGCGAACACTTGGAGATTACTACACGCGAAAGAATGATCTGACTGCGGCCCGTGAAGCTTACCTCGCTTCTGTGGTTGTAAATCGTCAAAATAACGATACCTGGTCTCGACTCGGTGATATTGATCTTAAGACTGGAAACTGGGACGGTGCCGTCATTGCTTTCCAGCAAAGTATCATGATCGATGATACTGATGCGAAAACATACAGCAATCTCGGCTCCGCACTACTATCCAAACACGACGAACTTGTTTCCTTGCAAAAAATCGCCAAGAAGGAAGAGGCATCCACCGATATTCCTGATGAcgaagaaatagaattttcGCTCGATAAAAGCGATAAATCCAATGATCCCAAGGAAATCCTTAGACAAGCTCTCATGGCGTACAAGCGAGGCGCGGCCATCGCCCACAACAATTGGAAAATCTGGGACAACGTCATCACGATCGCTACACGCATGAGTCCACCCGCTTTCCCCGAGATCCTCATGGGCCTGCGCAACATCCTGCGAATTCGCGCACCCAATGTAGGCGAATACGCAATCGATATGGatattctctcttctctcgtGATCGAAGTCGTCAGCCGGGACAAGACAGACGAAGTTGGTTCCTCTGGGGAAACTGGCATCTGGGTGCCCAAACGCGGGACGCTCGCGCGAGCTGTAATCGAGATGATGGATCGGGATATCGTTCCTCTGATCACGAAACGTGTGGAACTGTACGAGATGGTGGAGAAATTACGATTGTGGCAGCGCGATTATAAGGGTGCGTTGGAGGCGGCAGAGAAGGCGTGGAGGATGAGTATGAATGAGGAGGGGTGGTTGGAGAAGGAGGACCTGTGGATGAGTGTTGTAGGAACGACGGAGAGATTGGTGGGTGCGTATGAGAATtttggggaggaggggaagtgGAAGGGCAAGGCGAGGAGTGCGGTGAGGGGGGTTATGGGTAAGGGAAAGGATTTCTGGGAGGGAACTAAGGGTTGGGAGACCTTGGAGGGGTTGATGGAGGAGTTGAAAGCGTAG